Proteins encoded within one genomic window of Carassius gibelio isolate Cgi1373 ecotype wild population from Czech Republic chromosome A4, carGib1.2-hapl.c, whole genome shotgun sequence:
- the LOC127970861 gene encoding uncharacterized protein LOC127970861, translating into MIRLDIWHFMRRIALGCTTDAHQLYPIFMSRLSACIFEWDAADVSILRKAKRELLMSQGWPALTDEDVNKHLTREELALHCRRRTRGEETTILLLEQLLTELLSSKGNDSLGVPLLDRERMEHIWCVQKKHIKCIQDPLGVALYTETGSLTKGGVLLKTYRCARGSTSLESFHLHLNRFIPGTSANSLNFQIYLLEGLHRWNQDREAASMSSEPSALRSYTGELVHCVNSNYEKLFGRKVVPTFCPPARYTGELIGVQYLFQQTGQALQDMNPDSEETAELIEELNVEERDEDEGFCDVSEDHTIADPEDVLSPPSSTLTLGSSTVVTSSDTAVLGSTSPSLVPDPTPAPSSPGPSGTAVPPFPSETSVSPLSSEPEDAGQDDDDDEETAVDYQNVPGYQHVDKLAEYLVELRGHTALSLTNQEASTIIELWQNLADQDKQRVVYAARHQKRLLSGRFRVPKRPTKTPGVESTIRSVLGASSAPAQWPDCCRLVETIFIRLCNTHPSPKRKGKGTLSRWSLILQDYRRIRQLVLGNSLVMGGTSMQLMEVNQNTLIQWYNNRQKKQELSVLIQGIQLPQPLPEAQEPLQAAKRLRTEPEQSGEQHQYKLPESTAGQAKQRHTSTGRPPLRPKAPTQTTMLVTPSAPGASVQMVPNILIPAAPGFPGVPMLQGVPMFQGMPMAQRLPMVQGMQMVQGMPMVQRMPLVQGMPMVQGIPMVQGMPVVQGMPLLHPTVVQGTSSQPAANPQTMPKRPYKRTVEANTCKKCGHFKTSATGHSQYRGKVYCPQSETVTKEQWLEEMRKTVPK; encoded by the exons ATGATACGCTTGGACATCTGGCATTTTATGCGCAGGATTGCCTTGGGGTGTACAACTGATGCCCATCAGTTGTACCCCATTTTCATGTCACGGCTATCAGCATGCATCTTTGAATGGGATGCAGCTGACGTCTCTATCCTTCGCAAAGCAAAGAGAGAGCTGTTGATGTCccagggttggcctgcgctgacAGATGAAGATGTAAACAAGCATCTGACCAGGGAGGAGCTGGCTCTACATTGCCGGAGGAGGACCCGTGGAGAGGAGACTACCATCCTTCTCCTTGAACAACTGCTTACAGAACTCCTGAGCAGCAAGGGAAATGACTCTCTGGGGGTTCCTCTCTTGGATCGAGAAAGGATGGAGCACATCTGGTGTGTCCAAAAGAAGCACATCAAGTGTATCCAAGACCCTCTTGGTGTTGCCCTCTATACTGAGACCGGGAGCCTAACCAAGGGAGGTGTGCTTCTGAAGACTTACAGATGTGCCAGAGGCTCCACTTCTCTTGAATCCTTTCATTTACACCTTAACCGTTTCATCCCAG GGACCAGTGCAAACAGTCTGAACTTTCAGATTTATTTGTTGGAGGGTCTACACAGGTGGAACCAGGATCGGGAGGCAGCTTCCATGTCATCTGAGCCATCAGCTTTACGCAGCTACACAGGAGAACTTGTTCACTGTGTAAACAGCAATTATGAAAAGCTGTTTGGCAGGAAAGTGGTCCCCACGTTTTGTCCCCCTGCACGTTACACcg GTGAGCTCATTGGAGTGCAGTATCTATTCCAGCAGACTGGTCAGGCACTGCAGGACATGAACCCAGACTCTGAAGAGACGGCAGAGCTCATCGAGGAACTTAATGTGGAGGAGCGAGATGAAGATGAGGGCTTCTGTGATGTCAGCGAGGATCACACAATTGCAGATCCCGAGGATGTTCTGTCACCTCCCTCCTCCACTCTGACACTGGGTTCTTCCACCGTGGTCACCAGCAGTGACACGGCTGTACTGGGTTCCACATCCCCTTCACTGGTCCCTGATCCTACACCTGCTCCTTCATCACCTGGACCCTCGGGGACTGCTGTGCCACCTTTTCCCTCTGAAACATCTGTTTCACCACTCTCCTCAGAGCCAGAGGATGCTGGTcaggatgatgatgacgatgaagagaCT GCTGTTGACTACCAAAATGTCCCGGGATACCAACATGTGGACAAGCTGGCCGAATATCTGGTGGAGCTCCGGGGTCACACAGCCCTTAGCCTGACCAATCAGGAAGCCAGCACCATAATTGAACTTTGGCAGAACCTGGCTGACCAGGACAAGCAACGGGTGGTGTATGCAGCTAGACACCAGAAGAGACTGCTGAGTGGACGCTTCAGAGTACCAAAGAGGCCCACTAAAACCCCAGGAGTAGAGAGCACCATCAGAAGTGTGCTGGGAGCAAGCAGCGCACCTGCTCAGTGGCCTGACTGTTGCCGTCTGGTGGAAACCATCTTCATCAGGCTTTGCAATACCCACCCAAGCCCCAAGAGAAAAGGCAAGGGAACGCTGTCGAGATGGTCTCTAATCCTCCAGGATTACAGGAGGATAAGGCAGCTTGTACTGGGCAACAGCTTGGTGATGGGAGGAACCTCAATGCAGCTGATGGAGGTTAACCAGAATACCCTGATTCAGTGGTATAACAACAGACAGAAAAAGCAGGAACTGTCTGTGCTGATTCAGGGCATTCAGTTGCCTCAGCCCCTCCCTGAAGCTCAGGAACCTCTCCAGGCTGCCAAACGCCTACGGACTGAGCCAGAACAATCAGGGGAGCAGCACCAGTACAAGCTACCAGAGAGCACAGCAGGTCAGGCAAAACAGAGGCACACCTCTACTGGGCGACCTCCTCTCAGACCCAAGGCACCAACACAGACTACTATGTTGGTTACGCCATCAGCACCTGGAGCATCAGTGCAGATGGTACCCAATATACTTATACCTGCAGCACCAGGTTTCCCGGGTGTGCCAATGCTTCAGGGTGTGCCAATGTTCCAGGGCATGCCAATGGCTCAAAGACTGCCAATGGTCCAGGGCATGCAAATGGTCCAGGGCATGCCAATGGTCCAGAGGATGCCATTGGTTCAGGGAATGCCAATGGTTCAGGGAATCCCGATGGTCCAGGGAATGCCAGTGGTTCAGGGGATGCCACTGTTACATCCTACAGTTGTGCAGGGCACAAGTTCACAACCAGCTGCCAATCCCCAAACCATGCCTAAGAGACCCTACAAGAGAACTGTAGAGGCGAACACTTGCAAGAAATGCGGACATTTCAAAACCAGTGCAACAGGACATAGCCAGTACAGGGGCAAAGTATACTGCCCACAATCTGAAACTGTTACAAAAGAACAGTGGTTAGAGGAAATGCGGAAAACTGTTcccaaataa